From the Plasmodium vivax chromosome 5, whole genome shotgun sequence genome, one window contains:
- a CDS encoding hypothetical protein, conserved (encoded by transcript PVX_089175A), translated as MNFNKPESTKGKGDSNSLSSKLINQTYTLSIHLCDYIIRPLLFYCFTPFIFGYGLYYNDEFTLNPFKLIPKILIG; from the exons ATGAATTTTAACAAACCGGAGTCCACCAAGGGAAAGGGGGACAGCAACTCCCTTTCCTCGAAGCTGATTAACCAG ACGTATACCCTCTCAATTCACCTGTGCGATTACATCATAAGGCCTCTCCTCTTTTACTGCTTCACGCCCTTCATATTTGGATACGGACTTTACTACAACGACGAGTTTACGCTCAACCCCTTTAAACTAATCCCCAAAATATTGATAGGCTGA
- a CDS encoding 3'-5' exonuclease domain containing protein (encoded by transcript PVX_089155A) has translation MYLYHSNKCAIKKGIPFFRNVASICFLRKAQNGEEVKRRKVFCSAKFISTISEGRETGCGQANTDQPSTPLGSYTEKSSYKDIKIVENEKEGNDAAEEINQNDIIAVDFEGTNLGKYGKVCIMQVYTEERTREGTPPQSECISREKYYIFDLLKMSVIKSVKKIIENKKTLKLVHDCREDSSALYNQLGIKFENVYDTSRAHMLLMEKNKSNDIYQVSFLQLLNDYLGIKDECLSSIKKEMYKNEKIWQVRPLSKMSIIYALKNVKYLFPLYRIFDNMLPKKIVLEKSKDFVNYCLINSRYKLPVDLAKRGNIVQAMLVSKSMLNCVFKLNSTRKGIACTPSSVAQFRDVKVGDVVLCVVSNKSIDQKILYLCKHDDVFDYWNLKERPRGKFKPSIHESATDPMIQFCDEEQPA, from the coding sequence ATGTACCTATACCACAGCAACAAGTGCGCGATCAAAAAAGGCATACCATTCTTCCGCAACGTAGCTAGTATATGCTTTTTGAGGaaggcacaaaatggggaagaagtaaaaaGGCGAAAGGTGTTTTGCAGCGCCAAGTTCATTTCGACCATTTCGGAAGGGCGGGAAACAGGATGTGGCCAAGCGAACACGGACCAGCCTTCCACCCCGTTGGGAAGTTACACGGAGAAAAGTAGCTATAAAGACATAAAGATtgtagaaaatgaaaaggaaggcAATGACGCCGCTGAAGAAATAAACCAAAACGACATCATTGCAGTAGACTTTGAGGGGACGAATTTGGGGAAGTATGGAAAGGTATGCATAATGCAAGTGTACACGGAGGAAAGAACCCGGGAAGGAACTCCCCCCCAAAGCGAGTGCATATCCCGTGAGAAGTACTACATATTCGACTTGCTAAAAATGTCAGTCataaaaagtgttaaaaaaataatcgaaaataagaaaacgcTAAAACTGGTGCACGACTGCAGGGAAGATAGCTCCGCCCTGTACAACCAGCTGGGGATAAAATTCGAAAACGTTTACGATACGTCCAGGGCGCACATGCTACTGatggaaaagaacaaaagtAATGACATATATCAAGTGAGCTTTCTCCAACTCTTGAACGATTATTTGGGGATTAAGGATGAGTGTTTAAGTAgcatcaaaaaggaaatgtataagaatgaaaaaatttggcAAGTCAGACCATTAAGTAAAATGTCCATCAtttatgctttaaaaaatgtgaagtaTTTGTTCCCCCTGTACAGGATTTTCGATAACATGCTTCCAAAGAAAATCGTTTTGGAAAAATCGAAAGACTTTGTAAATTACTGTCTTATAAATTCGCGGTATAAATTGCCCGTCGATTtggccaaacgggggaacatCGTCCAAGCCATGTTGGTCAGCAAGTCGATGCTAAATTGTGTTTTTAAACTGAATAGTACACGGAAAGGAATTGCCTGCACCCCATCCTCCGTTGCGCAGTTTCGCGATGTTAAGGTGGGCGATGTTGTTCTGTGTGTGGTCAGCAACAAGTCCATAgatcaaaaaattttatacttgTGCAAGCATGATGATGTGTTCGATTACTGGAATTTGAAGGAAAGACCTAGGGGGAAATTTAAGCCGTCGATACATGAGAGCGCCACCGACCCGATGATTCAGTTTTGCGATGAGGAGCAACCAGCATAG
- a CDS encoding hypothetical protein, conserved (encoded by transcript PVX_089170A), with amino-acid sequence MKRMSSYETGAESSELSSFSLKGKSSSKGKSDQHGKEKNVKKNSSVDYSEEKETKKKNEQKKKTEKEKKSLTSNQQSKNAKSGKQSNAQQNALDIYKSKLKFLFDNMIIIGIILSFMTLITFKYLEEKYSMETYLEEGDSFDYYEVLKCKRGDNINKIKKSYRDLSKMYHPDSNKDCKDCDQKFRDITKAYKTLSDPRLKKAYDHSKGKVLKLIESNSINLTMKNFNELVENSNDYWVIQIYSDTDNLSLNFSKIWEEAFDKYHEYISFGRINILTDKKLVKSKVPFNVKIFPTIFILAPDGTYQLYSNIFNATSKDFQSYLVSNYPNFIYNVHDFNKAYYSLTKRSDSVSKNGSSHIDKNNKVLLLSNKNKLSLQAKHITFKFSNIYSTYALRYNEIEHLTNEPLKKEIIDALKVLSVKKSDYIKENENIDYFLLVNNKSQVKIIRRISATNIKNVYKDALRKNLVEINATNVDSVCSTVGSRHTYCYVTIIDKLGKEDTLASLKKVYQQVNNSYASFTSKLGADEIDTQMFIQPVYLLKSNMTKNFVKFVKDKSINTYDSFLLDYSSNTFATINEIKDLSNYSQKKEDLSFLSNIYKDIEILSFEKIPKYCLPMGVNCLYNPKKTFSYRLYNIFKRTSKLQVILSALVGFLLYPSFKQYGNLRYACVAASVGATLLLTNVKDFLLLLAS; translated from the coding sequence ATGAAGCGCATGTCGTCGTACGAAACTGGGGCGGAGTCCTCTGAGCTGAGCTCGTTCAGCCTGAAGGGGAAGTCGTCATCCAAGGGGAAGAGCGACCAACacgggaaggaaaaaaatgtgaaaaaaaatagtagcGTAGACTACagtgaggaaaaagaaacgaagaagaaaaacgaacagaagaagaaaacggagaaggaaaaaaaaagtctaaCAAGTAACCAACAAAGTAAAAATGCCAAAAGTGGAAAGCAAAGCAACGCACAGCAGAACGCACTAGACATTTACAAGAGCAAATTAAAATTCCTATTCGACAATATGATCATTATTGGGATTATCCTCTCCTTCATGACTCTCATAACGTTCAAATATTTGGAGGAGAAATATTCCATGGAGACCTACCTGGAGGAGGGGGACTCCTTTGATTACTACGAGGTGTTAAagtgcaaaaggggggacaaCATAAATAAGATCAAGAAGAGTTACAGAGATCTGTCGAAAATGTACCACCCAGATAGCAACAAGGATTGCAAAGATTGTGACCAAAAGTTTAGGGACATTACCAAGGCGTATAAAACGCTGTCCGATCCGAGACTAAAAAAGGCATATGACCATTCGAAAGGAAAAGTCCTAAAACTGATTGAATCTAATAGCATCAATTTGAcgatgaaaaattttaacgaGTTGGTGGAGAACTCGAATGATTACTGGGTCATTCAGATCTACTCCGATACAGATAACCTAAGTTTGAACTTCTCCAAAATTTGGGAAGAAGCATTTGACAAATATCATGAGTATATCTCCTTTGGGAGGATAAACATACTGACGGATAAGAAGCTAGTGAAGAGTAAAGTACCTTTCAATGTTAAGATATTTCccaccatttttattttagctCCAGATGGGACCTACCAATTGTActcaaatatatttaatgccACGTCGAAAGATTTCCAATCGTACCTTGTTAGTAATTACCCCAACTTTATTTACAACGTGCACGATTTTAATAAGGCGTATTATTCCCTAACTAAGAGGAGCGACTCGGTGAGTAAAAACGGGTCCTCTCACATAGACAAGAATAACAAAGTGCTCCTCCTTTCgaacaaaaataagttaaGTCTCCAGGCCAAGCACATCACCTTCAAGTTTAGCAACATATATAGTACCTATGCCCTCCGATACAACGAAATTGAGCACCTAACCAATGAGCCgctgaagaaggaaatcATCGACGCTCTTAAAGTCCTCAGCGTTAAAAAAAGCGACTACAttaaggaaaatgaaaatattgatTACTTCCTTCTGGTTAATAACAAATCACAAGTGAAGATCATTAGGCGTATTTCCGCCACGAACATTAAGAATGTTTATAAAGACGCCTTGAGGAAAAACTTGGTGGAAATTAACGCCACTAACGTGGACTCTGTTTGCTCGACGGTCGGGTCTAGGCACACCTACTGCTACGTCACCATCATCGATAAGCTCGGCAAGGAAGACACACTGGCTTCTCTAAAAAAAGTGTACCAGCAGGTGAATAACTCCTACGCAAGTTTCACTTCCAAATTGGGGGCGGACGAGATTGACACCCAGATGTTCATTCAACCGGTCTACCTCCTCAAATCGAATATGACAAAAAATTTCGTCAAATTTGTGAAAGACAAGTCCATCAATACGTACGACTCCTTTCTTCTGGACTACTCTTCGAATACCTTCGCCACaattaatgaaattaaaGATTTAAGCAACTACTCCCAGAAGAAGGAAGATCTTTCCTTTCTCTCCAACATTTATAAAGACATAGAAATTTTGAGTTTCGAGAAAATCCCAAAGTACTGCCTCCCCATGGGGGTTAACTGCCTGTATAACCCTAAGAAGACCTTTTCCTACCGGCTGTATAACATCTTCAAGAGGACCTCCAAACTGCAGGTCATCCTGTCCGCCCTCGTGGGCTTCCTGCTCTACCCCTCCTTCAAGCAGTACGGCAACTTGAGGTACGCCTGCGTGGCCGCCTCCGTGGGCGCCACGCTCCTCCTCACCAACGTCAAGGATTTCCTGCTCCTCCTCGCGAGTTAG
- a CDS encoding mitochondrial 2-oxoglutarate/malate carrier protein, putative (encoded by transcript PVX_089165A): MNKEIAEYDLGASSNVEIKKKANDHKSPFEKVKPFAVGGASGMFATFCVQPLDMIKVRIQLNAEGTSAVKNPFIVAKNIIANEGVLSLYKGLDAGLTRQIVYTTGRLGLFRTFSDMVKKEGEPLPFYKKCFCALAAGGLGAFMGNPADLSLIRLQADNTLPKELKRNYTGVFNAVYRISKEEGVLALWKGSVPTIARAMSLNLGMLSTYDQSKEYLEKYLGVGMKTNLVASVISGFFAVTLSLPFDFVKTCMQKMKVDPVTKKMPYKNMLDCSLQLYKKGGISIFYASYATYYVRIAPHAMITLITMDYLNNFLKKFA, translated from the coding sequence atgaacaaagaaATTGCAGAATACGATTTGGGGGCAAGCTCAAatgtagaaataaaaaaaaaagcgaatgaTCATAAGAGCCCGTTTGAAAAGGTAAAGCCATTTGCCGTGGGGGGGGCGAGTGGGATGTTCGCAACATTCTGTGTGCAGCCACTGGACATGATCAAGGTGCGGATTCAGTTGAATGCTGAAGGGACAAGCGCTGTTAAGAACCCATTTATAGTAGCCAAAAATATCATAGCAAATGAAGGCGTGCTGTCTCTATATAAAGGGTTAGATGCGGGGCTCACTCGGCAAATTGTATACACAACGGGAAGGCTAGGATTATTTAGGACCTTCTCAGACATGGTAAAGAAAGAAGGGGAGCCTTTGccattttacaaaaaatgtttttgtgCTCTGGCTGCTGGAGGATTGGGTGCCTTCATGGGAAACCCAGCAGATCTGTCCCTAATTAGACTACAAGCTGATAATACCTTGCCCAAAGAATTGAAGAGAAATTACACAGGCGTGTTCAATGCTGTGTATAGGATTTCAAAGGAGGAGGGAGTGCTGGCCTTATGGAAAGGATCCGTGCCAACCATTGCACGAGCTATGTCTCTAAATTTGGGTATGCTCTCTACATATGATCAGTCCAAGGagtatttagaaaaatatctAGGGGTAGGAATGAAAACTAATCTCGTTGCTAGTGTGATTAGCGGCTTTTTTGCAGTCACTCTGAGTTTACCCTTCGATTTTGTCAAAACGTGCATGCAGAAAATGAAAGTCGATCCTGTGACGAAGAAAATGCCCTACAAAAATATGCTGGACTGCTCTCTTCAGTTATATAAGAAGGGGGGCATATCTATTTTCTACGCAAGCTACGCAACCTACTATGTGCGTATTGCCCCCCATGCTATGATCACCCTGATCACTATGGATTAcctgaacaattttttgaagaagttcGCCTAG
- a CDS encoding hypothetical protein, conserved (encoded by transcript PVX_089160A), producing MMEEASCIPGYRSINAQLLYRPQEDYAFVNDIKARPFFYNPYFRKEPEGPYVKEYHEKYPMGEPPNGCVFSPLTMAQQTMNRQCNPFVSYPYGVPRDPPYEKCSKCKGNKKSKKEKREKKEKSRHQIGHHNDHQSGSFASKLSSPIDYNQPHNEENHFDQTRDHPAVHYPQEGSSQGGDSPYSSFEMTTAHNLEGSYPRANGGESACDELESPIRNCAEYVHVDKPDYHYSYNEKANKNSQEGLQKVDGNFVQHRSDPHLSDDGEHPSEQKVTFDVKGEDQFSTMFADSDEERSSPHNAEAQNEVEGILSQYINDIKKKGPNGRKHQSKGSTSGDDPCDTPVRIKRDAEDLHDNEMVAVKMSAQEKGKTPKTSDARPGDGAKRDKHDKHDKQPVKQVKICEDENVWNKYSVTESCKKGDASNERLKVEGSSGRGAHDSRSLHNSRSPRSAHIPHSPRSPHSLLSQRDTERGKTSDHHGRACKQATPKNEAAKREVIQARHKRETANVPQMSTSNEEDKWGAISAKKSAPKHRRGGYYPHKDIMPPKRKTEKKELTYKSSKIAIGRTKSLRFRRGTVTFPTKNINFPHRKKSILSKQKSMVETKLKKQNTVALKRRKTMSRLSSMKNPPYTIVLNKKKVINTHKGIHPLENKKDKTSGTTTPFGARKMLARSKTKVLLIDNETKIFKKENVKMVSTNPFNPVASSVESSRRKEPQNEKEKRETDTTGSGKRESAHLSANADKKKPYQGSVRSKLKSKKEEMFQKIISLTKNMKEKPLKKKYNDQIDPRDLLSVTSNNSSAAADDDL from the coding sequence atgATGGAAGAAGCCAGTTGCATCCCCGGATACAGAAGCATAAACGCGCAGCTTCTGTACAGGCCGCAAGAAGACTACGCTTTCGTTAATGATATAAAAGCTAGGCCGTTCTTCTACAATCCATACTTCCGCAAAGAACCAGAGGGCCCATATGTCAAGGAGTATCACGAGAAGTATCCGATGGGCGAACCGCCAAACGGGTGCGTGTTCTCCCCCCTTACTATGGCGCAGCAAACAATGAACAGACAGTGCAACCCGTTTGTGTCCTACCCGTACGGAGTTCCCCGAGATCCCCCATATGAGAAGTGCTCCAAGTGTAAAGGGAAcaagaaaagtaaaaaagagaaacgggaaaaaaaggagaaaagccGCCATCAAATTGGTCATCACAATGATCATCAAAGTGGCTCATTCGCTTCGAAATTGAGCTCCCCCATTGATTACAACCAGCCGCATAATGAAGAGAACCATTTTGATCAGACTAGGGACCACCCCGCGGTTCATTATCCACAGGAGGGAAGCAGCCAAGGTGGGGATTCACCTTACAGCTCGTTCGAAATGACCACTGCGCACAACTTGGAAGGCTCATACCCGCGTGCCAATGGTGGAGAAAGCGCATGTGACGAATTGGAGAGTCCAATAAGGAACTGCGCCGAGTACGTCCATGTGGACAAGCCTGACTACCACTACAGCTACAAtgaaaaggcaaataaaaattcgcAAGAGGGGCTACAAAAGGTAGACGGAAATTTTGTTCAGCACAGGAGTGATCCTCACCTGAGCGACGATGGCGAACACCCCTCTGAGCAAAAAGTCACTTTTGATGTGAAAGGGGAAGATCAATTCAGCACGATGTTTGCAGATTCCGATGAGGAGAGATCAAGTCCCCATAATGCGGAAGCGCAGAACGAAGTCGAGGGTATCTTAAGCCAGTACATAAAcgatattaaaaagaaggggccGAATGGTAGGAAGCATCAAAGCAAGGGGAGCACAAGTGGGGATGATCCGTGCGACACACCTGTACGAATCAAAAGGGACGCCGAAGATTTGCACGACAACGAAATGGTGGCCGTGAAAATGAGCGCgcaggagaaggggaaaacaccCAAAACGTCGGACGCACGACCAGGTGACGGCGCAAAGCGAGATAAGCATGACAAGCACGACAAGCAGCCCGTCAAACAGGTCAAAATTTGCGAAGATGAAAATGTGTGGAATAAGTATAGCGTCACTGAGagctgcaaaaagggggacgcTTCGAATGAGCGTTTGAAAGTGGAAGGCTCCTCGGGGAGAGGTGCCCACGATTCGCGCAGTTTGCATAATTCCCGCAGTCCGCGCAGTGCGCACATTCCGCATAGCCCCCGCAGTCCGCACAGCTTGCTCAGTCAGCGCGATaccgaaagggggaaaacgtCGGATCATCACGGCAGAGCCTGCAAACAAGCCACTCCAAAGAACGAAGCAGCGAAGAGGGAGGTCATACAGGCAAGACATAAACGAGAAACTGCTAACGTTCCACAAATGTCAACATCAAATGAGGAAGACAAATGGGGTGCCATTTCTGCGAAAAAAAGTGCACCGAAACACAGGAGGGGGGGATACTACCCACATAAGGACATTATGCcaccaaaaaggaaaactgaGAAGAAAGAATTAACTTATAAAAGCTCCAAAATAGCAATTGGGAGAACCAAATCGTTGAGGTTTAGAAGAGGTACCGTCACTTTCCCCaccaaaaatattaacttcccacataggaaaaaaagcattcTAAGCAAACAAAAATCGATGGTCGAAACGAAGCTCAAAAAGCAAAACACGGTAGCcctgaagaggagaaaaaccaTGTCTAGGCTAAGTTCTATGAAGAACCCACCTTACACCATCGTCttaaacaaaaagaaggtgATCAATACGCATAAAGGGATACACCCGTTGGAGAACAAGAAAGATAAAACGAGTGGTACTACTACCCCTTTTGGCGCGAGGAAAATGCTCGCCAGGTCAAAGACCAAGGTCCTCCTCATTGATAATGAAacgaaaatatttaaaaaggaaaatgtgaaaatggtTTCAACGAACCCATTTAACCCAGTCGCATCTTCTGTGGAAAGTTCCAGGCGTAAGGAGCcacaaaatgagaaagagaaaagggaaacagaCACGACCGGAAGTGGCAAAAGAGAGAGTGCACACCTGAGCGCTAATgcggataaaaaaaaaccctacCAGGGCTCCGTTAGAAGTAAGCTGAAatcgaaaaaggaggaaatgtTCCAGAAGATTATATCCTTGACGAAAAACATGAAGGAGAAGccgctgaagaagaagtacaaCGACCAGATTGACCCCCGCGATTTGCTGTCGGTCACGTCTAACAATAGCAGCGCAGCGGCGGACGATGATTTGTAG